From a region of the Zingiber officinale cultivar Zhangliang chromosome 4B, Zo_v1.1, whole genome shotgun sequence genome:
- the LOC121977349 gene encoding CASP-like protein 1D1: MATTEQRPSTYGKTVPETGNGGAAFAERRPPTNLFRVDFFLRLLLLASSVSAIAVLVTSKQSSDIRTGLPPPFAVVSRAAKFQHVPAFIYLLAALCVSSLYSIVTMFVSFFSISSPSPSTRILFLLTVCDVLMAGVMASAMGSAGSIGYLGLWGNSHANWAKICNNYGKFCRYAGSSVVLSSVAAGVLVQLVILSSYSLYRRTL, from the exons ATGGCGACGACAGAACAGAGGCCATCCACCTACGGCAAGACGGTGCCGGAGACAGGCAACGGCGGAGCCGCCTTCGCAGAGCGTCGTCCTCCGACGAACCTGTTCCGCGTCGATTTCTTTCTGAGGCTGTTGCTGTTGGCGTCTTCGGTGTCGGCTATCGCGGTGCTGGTGACGAGCAAGCAGAGCAGCGATATCCGGACCGGCCTCCCGCCGCCATTCGCCGTCGTCTCCAGGGCGGCCAAGTTCCAGCACGTCCCTGCCTTCAT ATATCTCTTGGCGGCCCTCTGCGTCTCCAGTCTGTACAGCATCGTCACCATGTtcgtctccttcttctccatctcGAGCCCCTCGCCATCCACCAGAATCCTCTTCCTTCTCACCGTCTGCGACGTG TTGATGGCCGGAGTGATGGCGTCGGCGATGGGGAGCGCCGGGTCGATTGGGTACCTGGGGCTGTGGGGGAACTCGCACGCCAACTGGGCAAAGATCTGCAACAACTACGGCAAGTTCTGCCGATATGCCGGCAGCTCCGTCGTCCTCTCGTCCGTAGCCGCAGGCGTCCTCGTCCAACTCGTCATCCTCTCCTCCTACTCACTCTATCGCCGGACTCTGTAG